One segment of Gasterosteus aculeatus chromosome 3, fGasAcu3.hap1.1, whole genome shotgun sequence DNA contains the following:
- the prss56 gene encoding uncharacterized protein prss56 isoform X1: MLLLISLLLTGLDCLLGAPAGREVYRMPQSALKALSDRGTVVLEAAMTSALSSLERASSERSRAEAGCRGCVPCLFQDCGQLSGSCLSPADALSEPRCEVISKAQKLEDEAERSWALSQACAYYQHRCPPAELDKENCIRIMGESCSARVLQCSLLNTMQNLEPATQTHAQAVCGQRSSTVQNVTQPRSRIVGGSPAALGSWPWLVNLQRYGGMMCGGVLVDSSWVVTAAHCFAGSQSESYWTAVVGEFDITKTDPDEQVLKVNRIIPHPKFNPKTFNNDIALVELTSPVVLSNRVTPVCLPSGMEPPTGSPCLVAGWGSLYEDGPSADVVMEAKVPLLPQSTCKNTLGKELVTNTMLCAGYLTGGIDSCQGDSGGPLIYQDRISGRFQLHGITSWGDGCGEKGKPGVYTRVSAFSDWIQAEIQKSFGSREPTCSELLKTTEMTAKEQRSEFSSLCRFYTLSCPPGQPASACNRMAEDKCLTRFKKCQLRSFLQTLLDLLQRAEDYIRDKVDLTFFTQTLPQLVEHIYSTASTHTRERRDLGLSQRLTQIKEQLGGAVVPTEQGPSPVPPALFREVGPSVDDWEKYLSGMAEDQDLTDTSTGLSGTPTVQEDKLFLQTQDSSIHQLEGEFQSVITALRSKLYSRSAPPSFPLDTVYLQLDSSDASPLTPPSTETPVHTGPSPPRGSQEPWSLLTALRKDVEESGTRVKIVTEDGSESATSHKRDTSPDAKWSTALEEFTFAENEERTELKPSAFLQATSAAQPVTERAHAETTADSSQAVKTLSPRRPHRSLLRKRQTPEASGKICPGVRESSQQVSQVRDSYSWVLSIPSKNLRMNFQEVLVDLSTKNSRGLYQARVRAVVGGRPLTFYSLVGLENESFYRSVPRIIALSLEALKS, translated from the exons ATGCTTCTGCTGATATCACTGCTGCTCACTGGACTCGACTGCTTGCTGGGAGCCCCGGCAGGCCGAGAGGTCTACAGGATGCCCCAGAGTGCCCTTAAAG CTCTGTCTGATCGTGGCACCGTAGTTCTGGAGGCGGCCATGACCAGCGCCCTGTCCTCCCTGGAGCGCGCTTCATCTGAGAGAAGTCGGGCTGAAGCAGGCTGTCGGGGCTGTGTCCCCTGTCTGTTTCAGGACTGTGGACAGCTGTCTGGCTCCTGTT TGTCTCCCGCTGATGCCTTATCAGAGCCCCGCTGCGAAGTCATCAGCAAGGCCCAGAAACTTGAAGATGAAGCTGAGCGGAGTTGGGCTCTGAGCCAGGCCTGTGCCTACTACCAGCACCGCTGCCCGCCGGCCGAACTGGACAAAGAGAACTGCATCCGGATCATGGGGGAGAGCTGCAGCGCCCGGGTCCTCCAGTGCAGCCTGCTCAACACAATGCAGAACCTGGAACCCGCCACGCAGACCCACGCGCAGG CAGTGTGCGGTCAGAGGTCGTCCACGGTGCAAAACGTCACACAGCCTCGCTCGCGGATCGTGGGCGGCTCGCCTGCGGCTCTCGGGAGCTGGCCCTGGCTGGTCAACCTCCAGCGCTACGGTGGGATGATGTGCGGAGGGGTTCTGGTGGACAGCTCCTGGGTGGTCACTGCCGCTCATTGTTTTGCTGG CAGCCAAAGCGAGAGCTACTGGACGGCCGTGGTCGGGGAGTTTGACATCACCAAGACTGATCCTGATGAGCAGGTTCTCAAAGTGAATCGCATCATCCCCCATCCTAAG TTCAATCCAAAGACATTTAACAACGATATAGCCCTGGTGGAACTGACATCCCCGGTGGTCCTCTCCAACCGCGTCACTCCGGTTTGTCTCCCCTCTGGCATGGAGCCCCCTACTGGCAGTCCCTGTCTGGTGGCTGGCTGGGGCTCCCTTTATGAGG ATGGTCCGTCTGCTGACGTGGTGATGGAGGCCAAGGTGCCCCTGCTGCCTCAGAGCACCTGCAAGAACACCCTCGGCAAAGAACTGGTCACCAATACAATGCTTTGTGCCGGCTATCTCACCGGGGGCATAGACTCCTGTCAG GGAGATTCTGGGGGCCCCTTGATCTACCAGGACCGAATCTCGGGTCGCTTCCAGCTCCACGGGATCACGTCCTGGGGAGACGGCTGCGGGGAGAAGGGCAAGCCGGGAGTCTACACACGGGTGTCTGCTTTCTCTGACTGGATTCAAGCTGAGATACAGA agTCATTTGGAAGCAGAGAGCCAACGTGTTCGGAGCTTCTAAAGACAACAGAAATGACAGCGAAGGAGCAGAGGTCGGAGTTCAGCTCGCTCTGTCGCTTCTACACCCTGAGCTGCCCCCCTGGTCAGCCGGCCAGCGCTTGCAACCGAATGGCAGAGGACAAGTGCCTCACCCGCTTCAAGAAATGTC AGTTACGTTCGTTCCTACAAACACTGTTGGACCTGCTGCAGAGGGCCGAGGACTACATACGGGACAAAGTggacttgaccttcttcacccAGACGCTTCCTCAGCTGGTGGAGCACATCTACAGCACAGCTTCCACTCAcaccagagagaggagggaccTGGGACTGAGCCAGCGTCTCACACAGATTAAAG AACAGCTAGGTGGCGCTGTGGTGCCAACAGAGCAGGGTCCTTCTCCGGTTCCCCCGGCTTTATTCAGAGAGGTGGGACCCTCAGTGGATGACTGGGAGAAATACTTGAGCGGCATGGCTGAGGACCAAGACCTCACTGACACGTCCACTGGTCTCTCAGGCACACCAACCGTACAGGAGGACAAGCTTTTCCTACAG ACGCAGGACTCCTCAATACATCAGCTGGAGGGAGAATTTCAATCCGTTATCACGGCTCTACGCTCCAAATTGTACTCCAGATCTGCTCCTCCCAGCTTTCCCTTGGACACGGTTTACCTCCAGCTGGATTCCTCCGACGCTTCCCCGTTAACTCCTCCTTCCACCGAAACACCTGTCCACACgggcccctcccccccgcgggGATCCCAGGAGCCGTGGTCCCTCCTGACTGCCCTGAGGAAGGACGTTGAGGAATCGGGCACACGGGTCAAGATTGTGACAGAGGACGGGTCAGAAAGTGCAACCTCGCACAAAAGAGATACTTCTCCCGATGCCAAATGGAGCACAGCTTTGGAGGAGTTCACTTTTGCTGAGAACGAAGAAAGAACCGAATTAAAACCCTCAGCGTTCCTGCAGGCGACGTCCGCCGCTCAGCCGGTCACTGAGCGAGCTCACGCGGAGACGACCGCCGACTCCAGTCAAGCCGTAAAGACTTTGAGTCCACGCAGGCCACACAGGAGCCTCCTTCGCAAGAGGCAGACGCCTGAGGCCAGCGGGAAAA TTTGTCCCGGGGTGCGAGAGTCCTCGCAGCAAGTCAGCCAAGTCAGGGACTCTTACAGCTGGGTCCTGAGCATCCCGAGCAAGAACCTACGCATGAACTTCCAAGAG gtGTTAGTTGATCTGAGCACCAAGAATAGTCGAGGACTGTATCAGGCACGAGTCAGAGCAGTAGTGGGAggacgacctttgaccttctaCAGTCTCGTGGGCCTAGAGAATGAGTCGTTCTACCGCAGCGTGCCACGGATCATCGCTTTGTCACTGGAGGCACTCAAGAGTTAA
- the prss56 gene encoding uncharacterized protein prss56 isoform X2, whose product MLLLISLLLTGLDCLLGAPAGREVYRMPQSALKALSDRGTVVLEAAMTSALSSLERASSERSRAEAGCRGCVPCLFQDCGQLSGSCLSPADALSEPRCEVISKAQKLEDEAERSWALSQACAYYQHRCPPAELDKENCIRIMGESCSARVLQCSLLNTMQNLEPATQTHAQAVCGQRSSTVQNVTQPRSRIVGGSPAALGSWPWLVNLQRYGGMMCGGVLVDSSWVVTAAHCFAGQSESYWTAVVGEFDITKTDPDEQVLKVNRIIPHPKFNPKTFNNDIALVELTSPVVLSNRVTPVCLPSGMEPPTGSPCLVAGWGSLYEDGPSADVVMEAKVPLLPQSTCKNTLGKELVTNTMLCAGYLTGGIDSCQGDSGGPLIYQDRISGRFQLHGITSWGDGCGEKGKPGVYTRVSAFSDWIQAEIQKSFGSREPTCSELLKTTEMTAKEQRSEFSSLCRFYTLSCPPGQPASACNRMAEDKCLTRFKKCQLRSFLQTLLDLLQRAEDYIRDKVDLTFFTQTLPQLVEHIYSTASTHTRERRDLGLSQRLTQIKEQLGGAVVPTEQGPSPVPPALFREVGPSVDDWEKYLSGMAEDQDLTDTSTGLSGTPTVQEDKLFLQTQDSSIHQLEGEFQSVITALRSKLYSRSAPPSFPLDTVYLQLDSSDASPLTPPSTETPVHTGPSPPRGSQEPWSLLTALRKDVEESGTRVKIVTEDGSESATSHKRDTSPDAKWSTALEEFTFAENEERTELKPSAFLQATSAAQPVTERAHAETTADSSQAVKTLSPRRPHRSLLRKRQTPEASGKICPGVRESSQQVSQVRDSYSWVLSIPSKNLRMNFQEVLVDLSTKNSRGLYQARVRAVVGGRPLTFYSLVGLENESFYRSVPRIIALSLEALKS is encoded by the exons ATGCTTCTGCTGATATCACTGCTGCTCACTGGACTCGACTGCTTGCTGGGAGCCCCGGCAGGCCGAGAGGTCTACAGGATGCCCCAGAGTGCCCTTAAAG CTCTGTCTGATCGTGGCACCGTAGTTCTGGAGGCGGCCATGACCAGCGCCCTGTCCTCCCTGGAGCGCGCTTCATCTGAGAGAAGTCGGGCTGAAGCAGGCTGTCGGGGCTGTGTCCCCTGTCTGTTTCAGGACTGTGGACAGCTGTCTGGCTCCTGTT TGTCTCCCGCTGATGCCTTATCAGAGCCCCGCTGCGAAGTCATCAGCAAGGCCCAGAAACTTGAAGATGAAGCTGAGCGGAGTTGGGCTCTGAGCCAGGCCTGTGCCTACTACCAGCACCGCTGCCCGCCGGCCGAACTGGACAAAGAGAACTGCATCCGGATCATGGGGGAGAGCTGCAGCGCCCGGGTCCTCCAGTGCAGCCTGCTCAACACAATGCAGAACCTGGAACCCGCCACGCAGACCCACGCGCAGG CAGTGTGCGGTCAGAGGTCGTCCACGGTGCAAAACGTCACACAGCCTCGCTCGCGGATCGTGGGCGGCTCGCCTGCGGCTCTCGGGAGCTGGCCCTGGCTGGTCAACCTCCAGCGCTACGGTGGGATGATGTGCGGAGGGGTTCTGGTGGACAGCTCCTGGGTGGTCACTGCCGCTCATTGTTTTGCTGG CCAAAGCGAGAGCTACTGGACGGCCGTGGTCGGGGAGTTTGACATCACCAAGACTGATCCTGATGAGCAGGTTCTCAAAGTGAATCGCATCATCCCCCATCCTAAG TTCAATCCAAAGACATTTAACAACGATATAGCCCTGGTGGAACTGACATCCCCGGTGGTCCTCTCCAACCGCGTCACTCCGGTTTGTCTCCCCTCTGGCATGGAGCCCCCTACTGGCAGTCCCTGTCTGGTGGCTGGCTGGGGCTCCCTTTATGAGG ATGGTCCGTCTGCTGACGTGGTGATGGAGGCCAAGGTGCCCCTGCTGCCTCAGAGCACCTGCAAGAACACCCTCGGCAAAGAACTGGTCACCAATACAATGCTTTGTGCCGGCTATCTCACCGGGGGCATAGACTCCTGTCAG GGAGATTCTGGGGGCCCCTTGATCTACCAGGACCGAATCTCGGGTCGCTTCCAGCTCCACGGGATCACGTCCTGGGGAGACGGCTGCGGGGAGAAGGGCAAGCCGGGAGTCTACACACGGGTGTCTGCTTTCTCTGACTGGATTCAAGCTGAGATACAGA agTCATTTGGAAGCAGAGAGCCAACGTGTTCGGAGCTTCTAAAGACAACAGAAATGACAGCGAAGGAGCAGAGGTCGGAGTTCAGCTCGCTCTGTCGCTTCTACACCCTGAGCTGCCCCCCTGGTCAGCCGGCCAGCGCTTGCAACCGAATGGCAGAGGACAAGTGCCTCACCCGCTTCAAGAAATGTC AGTTACGTTCGTTCCTACAAACACTGTTGGACCTGCTGCAGAGGGCCGAGGACTACATACGGGACAAAGTggacttgaccttcttcacccAGACGCTTCCTCAGCTGGTGGAGCACATCTACAGCACAGCTTCCACTCAcaccagagagaggagggaccTGGGACTGAGCCAGCGTCTCACACAGATTAAAG AACAGCTAGGTGGCGCTGTGGTGCCAACAGAGCAGGGTCCTTCTCCGGTTCCCCCGGCTTTATTCAGAGAGGTGGGACCCTCAGTGGATGACTGGGAGAAATACTTGAGCGGCATGGCTGAGGACCAAGACCTCACTGACACGTCCACTGGTCTCTCAGGCACACCAACCGTACAGGAGGACAAGCTTTTCCTACAG ACGCAGGACTCCTCAATACATCAGCTGGAGGGAGAATTTCAATCCGTTATCACGGCTCTACGCTCCAAATTGTACTCCAGATCTGCTCCTCCCAGCTTTCCCTTGGACACGGTTTACCTCCAGCTGGATTCCTCCGACGCTTCCCCGTTAACTCCTCCTTCCACCGAAACACCTGTCCACACgggcccctcccccccgcgggGATCCCAGGAGCCGTGGTCCCTCCTGACTGCCCTGAGGAAGGACGTTGAGGAATCGGGCACACGGGTCAAGATTGTGACAGAGGACGGGTCAGAAAGTGCAACCTCGCACAAAAGAGATACTTCTCCCGATGCCAAATGGAGCACAGCTTTGGAGGAGTTCACTTTTGCTGAGAACGAAGAAAGAACCGAATTAAAACCCTCAGCGTTCCTGCAGGCGACGTCCGCCGCTCAGCCGGTCACTGAGCGAGCTCACGCGGAGACGACCGCCGACTCCAGTCAAGCCGTAAAGACTTTGAGTCCACGCAGGCCACACAGGAGCCTCCTTCGCAAGAGGCAGACGCCTGAGGCCAGCGGGAAAA TTTGTCCCGGGGTGCGAGAGTCCTCGCAGCAAGTCAGCCAAGTCAGGGACTCTTACAGCTGGGTCCTGAGCATCCCGAGCAAGAACCTACGCATGAACTTCCAAGAG gtGTTAGTTGATCTGAGCACCAAGAATAGTCGAGGACTGTATCAGGCACGAGTCAGAGCAGTAGTGGGAggacgacctttgaccttctaCAGTCTCGTGGGCCTAGAGAATGAGTCGTTCTACCGCAGCGTGCCACGGATCATCGCTTTGTCACTGGAGGCACTCAAGAGTTAA